The genomic region CGCGTGCGGAGCGATAGCTGGGGCCAGGAGGTCGCAGCTCTCGGCCATCAGTACCGCTTCGACATTTCCCGCGCCCAGCTTCCGCGCCGCAGTCAGCATCTCGAACGACACGTCGCGGATAGCTCCCTGACGATGCTCGACCAGAACCATGATGCTGTTGCTCATGCCGGCCTCCGGCAGGACTTTGGACGTTGGACCTTGGACACTTGACTAGGAATTAGAAATCGGCAATTAGGAATTCGCATCAGACAGCTCCCTTCTCCTTCAGAAGCTGTGCTATCTTCAGCGCCTTCTCGTCCACCGTTCCTTCAACCATCTGTGCCGCGCCGACGATCTCCGGCACGTAGACCTTGATGAGCTGGGTCTTCGACTCCGCCTTGGCAGGCGCAGCCTGCTCAATCGGCTTGGCCCCGGCCCGCTTGATGCCCATGATCGAGGCATAGCGCGGCGCGTTCCCGCCGGTCTGGATGGTCACGACGCACGGAGTGGCCAGCTCCTTCACCTCGAGGAACCCGCCCTCAAGCTCACGCTTCACAGTCGCCGTGCCGGCCTGGATGTCGAGCTTCGTCACGTAGGCCGCGTGCGGCAGGCCGAGAAGCTCGGCCAGGGCCGGGCCGACCTGCGAATTGCCGTCGTCCGACGCGATAGCACCGGTAACGATCAGATCGAACGTCTTGCCCTGGAACCACCCCGCCAGCACCCGCGCAATCCCGATTCCGTCGGTCTCGCCCAGGCCGGCGCTGTCGATGCGCGCCGCCGCGGTCGCGCCCTTGGCGAGTCCCATCCGGAGGACCTCTTCCGACTCCTTGGCGCCAACCGAGACGAGAGTCACATTGGCGTTGTGCTTCTCTTTGGCAAGGAGCGCCTCTTCGAGGGCGTAGTTGTCCGCCTCGTTGATGGTGAACGCCAGCTTGTCCCGGACAATATCCTTGCCCGAGGCGTCCACCTTGACGTCGGCCTCAGCGGTATCCGGGACCCGCTTCAGGCAAACCGCAATCTCCACGCTAGCCTCCAGTCTCCTGAGAAAAAGAAGCGACCCCGGACGCGGGCCGCATCAAGCAGCCGGACGCCATCGGTCGCTGAAAGGTATCCATCAGTTCGGGTTTAGCGGACTGTTAGAATAGCCCGAAAAGACGTTCGGTCAATAACCGCCGGGCAGTATGTGGCCGCAGAGCGATAATGTCATAGGCTAATGGCAGAGCGATTATGTCATACCCTGGCGTGTCGGCCGCTATGCTGGCGGCATGTCACAGTCAGTCTGCTACTCTGAACAGGACATGAAACGCTTCAGTGTGATTCAAC from candidate division WOR-3 bacterium harbors:
- a CDS encoding electron transfer flavoprotein subunit beta/FixA family protein, yielding MEASVEIAVCLKRVPDTAEADVKVDASGKDIVRDKLAFTINEADNYALEEALLAKEKHNANVTLVSVGAKESEEVLRMGLAKGATAAARIDSAGLGETDGIGIARVLAGWFQGKTFDLIVTGAIASDDGNSQVGPALAELLGLPHAAYVTKLDIQAGTATVKRELEGGFLEVKELATPCVVTIQTGGNAPRYASIMGIKRAGAKPIEQAAPAKAESKTQLIKVYVPEIVGAAQMVEGTVDEKALKIAQLLKEKGAV